Proteins encoded within one genomic window of Scomber japonicus isolate fScoJap1 chromosome 16, fScoJap1.pri, whole genome shotgun sequence:
- the adprs gene encoding ADP-ribosylhydrolase ARH3 — MAMAAVRAAAAGGPASLSRFRGALVAAVLGDCVGGEFEGAEEVPMESVLQHLSSLDDETKGNGILEYSDDTAMARCVIQSLLARAGFDEQDMARRFAKEYSTSPGRGYGSGVIQVLKKLSSPQLSDVYQPARDQFNGRGSFGNGGAMRAAPFALAFPALADVKRFARLGAMLTHSCSLGYNGAVLQALAVHLSLQGALDLPQQFISRLITEMEEVEDDKASQNDARILKEAEKPFCERLHRIRDLMSRSKVSIEEVISELGNGIAALHSVPTAIFCVLHCLQPRESLPENYCGVERTIAYSLALGGDTDTIACMAGAIAGAHYGIETIPQPWIKCCEGAEDADMDAERLHMLYHKSSQVGGSEAGGRSCEDASEKQSKTSNGTEKKTGSE, encoded by the exons ATGGCAATGGCGGCAGTGAGAGCGGCGGCAGCGGGGGGCCCGGCGTCTTTGTCCCGGTTCAGGGGTGCGCTGGTGGCGGCTGTGCTGGGAGACTGTGTCGGCGGAGAGTTTGAGGGAGCGGAGGAGGTTCCCATGGAGAGTGTGCTGCAGCATCTCAGCAGCCTGGACGATGAGACGAAGGGAAACG gTATCCTCGAGTACAGTGATGACACTGCAATGGCACGTTGTGTGATCCAGTCTTTACTCGCCCGGGCCGGCTTTGATGAGCAGGACATGGCTCGCAG GTTTGCTAAGGAGTACAGCACATCCCCAGGTCGTGGTTATGGCTCTGGGGTGATCCAGGTGTTGAAGAAGCTGTCCTCCCCTCAGCTCAGTGACGTGTACCAGCCAGCCAGGGACCAGTTTAATGGTCGAGGATCTTTTGGGAATGGGGGGGCCATGAGGGCGGCCCCCTTCGCTCTGGCTTTCCCTGCTCTGGCTGATGTTAAAAGA tTTGCCCGTCTTGGCGCCATGCTGACACACTCCTGCTCTCTGGGTTACAACGGGGCGGTGCTGCAAGCATTAGCTGTCCACCTCTCCCTGCAGGGGGCACTAGACCTGCCTCAGCAGTTCATCAGCAGGCTAATCACAGAGATGGAGGAAGTTGAGGATGACAAGGCATCACAAAATGATGCTAGGAT CCTGAAGGAAGCAGAGAAACCTTTCTGTGAGCGTCTTCACAGAATCAGAGACCTGATGAGCAGGAGCAAGGTCAGCATAGAGGAAGTCATCTCTGAACTGG GTAACGGCATTGCGGCGCTCCACTCAGTCCCTACAGCAATCTTCTGCGTCCTCCACTGCCTGCAGCCCCGGGAAAGCCTCCCAGAGAACTACTGTGGCGTGGAGAGGACAATAGCGTACAGCCTGGCTCTGGGAGGGGACACAGACACCATAGCCTGCATGGCGGGGGCCATCGCCGGGGCCCACTATGGCATCGAGACCATTCCTCAGCCCTGGATAAAGTGCTGCGAGGGGGCGGAGGATGCAGACATGGACGCAGAGCGACTTCACATGCTGTATCACAAGTCATCACAGGTGGGCGGGAGCGAGGCAGGGGGACGGAGCTGTGAAGACGCATCTGAAAAGCAGTCAAAAACTTCTAACGGcacagagaagaagacaggatcAGAGTGA